The genomic interval CCTGCTCGCCCACGCGCACCGCCGTCGACGCCACGATGCGGTCCGGGCCCTTGGTCGTGGGCGTGGGACCGGTGACGTCGAGCGCCACCGCGTGATCGAGGGGAATGTCGACCTTGATGAAGACGTCGCTGGTGACTTGGCCGGGCTTGGAGGACACGCCTTTGGCGATGCCCATGGCGTAGGCGATGAACTTGGGGGGCGACAGCTTGCGGTTCTCGAGGCCGGCCAGCGCGTACAGCGTGACGTTGCCGCCGCCGACGGTGAGCTGGTAGTCGAAGCCCACGTTGCCCGTCGACTCCGGTGTCACGGCGGCGCCGGCGCTCGGCAGCTGGAACTCGTTGGTGGGATCGCTGGCCAGGCGGAACACGTACGCCACGCGCTTTTCGTCTTCGCTCTGCGGGGCGGGGACGTTGGTCCAGCCCGCGCGCTCGAACTCCTTGTTGCCGTCCCACAAGAGCTGTCCGGTGACGGCCCCGGAGAGCGACCCGGAGCCGCCCACCGGCGGTGGATCGCCTTCGGACGCGCACTTGGGGCTGAGCACGGGATCGAGGTACGCGGTGACGGTGTCCACCGGGACGTCCACGAAGGTGATGGGCGAGAAGCACTTCATGGCCACCGTCACCGTGCGCTTCGGCCCGAGGCCTTTTTGCTGCACCACCGCGACGCCGCCGCTGTCCGTCTTCTTCACGGCGGCGGTCGAAAGGTCGTCCCCCACGATCACCGTTGCGCCTTCCAGGGCGGCGCCTTCGTAGGAGTCCAACGCCAAGACCTTGATCTGGTCTTTCAACGGCTGGCCGCTCAGGCCGCCCTTGTAGCCGTTCTCACTGTCGCCGTAGGTGAAGGCGTCGAGCACGTCCACGTTCACCAGATCCGGCGTCTTCACCCGCAACGACTTGACGCCCGGGGTGCCAGGCGGCGTGGTGCACTCGATCTCCGTGGGGCCGAGCACGGTGGTGGTGGCGCAGGGCTTCAGATCGACGAACACCTCGGTGCCCGCCGTCCACTGGGTGGCCTGCCCGTGGAGCGTGATGATGGTGCCCCCGCTGGTCGGCCCGCTCGCCGGCTCGGCATAGAACTCATCGTAGGTGTAGCCGCCGGTCAGCGTCCGCTCGGTGGAGCCGTCGTTGCCGTTTCGCACCCGCACGTCCACGGCCCCCGCGTCTCCCTGAGG from Polyangiaceae bacterium carries:
- a CDS encoding IPT/TIG domain-containing protein: MGRSSDNLIRVALLALAGGAVLAPGCIARDTGKFEKQYLDDAGSPPPNLVDSGVGFGDAKGDVPVSDPHAVLGVEPPHGPWNGGQLALVRGNGFSSDVRVWFGDKEIPQTDVVPVDPKRVQVVVPQGDAGAVDVRVRNGNDGSTERTLTGGYTYDEFYAEPASGPTSGGTIITLHGQATQWTAGTEVFVDLKPCATTTVLGPTEIECTTPPGTPGVKSLRVKTPDLVNVDVLDAFTYGDSENGYKGGLSGQPLKDQIKVLALDSYEGAALEGATVIVGDDLSTAAVKKTDSGGVAVVQQKGLGPKRTVTVAMKCFSPITFVDVPVDTVTAYLDPVLSPKCASEGDPPPVGGSGSLSGAVTGQLLWDGNKEFERAGWTNVPAPQSEDEKRVAYVFRLASDPTNEFQLPSAGAAVTPESTGNVGFDYQLTVGGGNVTLYALAGLENRKLSPPKFIAYAMGIAKGVSSKPGQVTSDVFIKVDIPLDHAVALDVTGPTPTTKGPDRIVASTAVRVGEQGYAIFPVGKQTKLLPISGNINFIGLPPLTEALNGSQYVVSAEAVTGVAESTPRSVTAALATTVSGPAIPISDFVEVPKLLIPADNGAWTGTELAWAWLPGGESVDLSVLTLSTGGGLVNWTVAAPPGVTQTKLPDLSQLGLGLSGPITIGVSVAHIVDFDYGSLRYRQLGDRGWNAYATDVFYAHL